The Pempheris klunzingeri isolate RE-2024b chromosome 15, fPemKlu1.hap1, whole genome shotgun sequence genome contains the following window.
TCGTTTCTATCAATTATGCTAACTTTGTTCACACCTGACTAATTGCTGGAAACAGGGAACATGGTGACGAAGACCAGACAACCAGGTTACGTAGAGGTAAACCTAAACGGAACACACCCCGAGGCTCAACTTACATTTGCCCACACGGATCATTCAAACTGTGACCTGATCGGGGATCAGATAGGCGCACTTTAATGTGGCAGGGAGAACAATATCAGGTTAGCATCAGTGTCACAGGACAGACACTGGAGAAGCTACTTCCCAGACTGCGACCTGACCCAAGTAGTGATAaactggaattatcctttaaggtTGGCACACAGTGTATTACTGTGATGTGTCTAACAGCCCATATGGCTCGTCTCTTTGGAGTGTTTAAACAGTAGCTGAAAGATTTAGGTAGCTTTAAAATGATGAGGTATTGATATTCAGCCAAAATTAATTATAACTCAGATTCCCCCAGAGGTTctgcaccccccccaccctccgcCCTAACTCTTCTCCAGTTATTGTGCAGTATTTGTACATTGGTCCTGAAACCATCCAGTGTGCACAGGGGCACTGCATGGACAAGTCTGTGGCTCAGGTAAAGGGTACAGAGGTGTACATGAGTTTCATTTCGGTCAGTGTGAAGCTCGACTTCCTGATTGGTTAAGTACGTGTTGACAGTAGCAGACCTTAACAACAAGATTATTGTGGTGGAACTGGTGGACACTAGCAAAGCTGGCAGCTTGACTGAAGTGGGTGGCTTTACAGTGAACCGGTGATAAACGGTGACATTTCTGCGATGGCACACCAAAGACATCCACATTCAGGTTAGGGTATGTGGCTAAATTCCCCTCTGGGCTCAAATAAGCCAGTTTTTCAGTAAATTTCAACACATTTGACTGTTATTATTCCACAAAAGTAGAAAATTTGCTAGATAAATCTAGGGGTCAAGGTAAATCAAAATGCAATTGTAACATGGTCATTGGGTTGCATTGcctgaaatgcattaaaaattAAGTTTTTGGAAAGTCACTTTTAATAAAAGTCATAAGGTAcagtttattatatttctaGAGATGAATAACTTTCTATAAAGCTTTCGGGGACAGACACGTCCCTGAAACATTTTAGTATATTATTCTACTTTTGCAGAATAATAATCCAGATCTTAAGGAAAATACTGATTTCTTTATTGTATGCCTAATAGGGAAATTTCTCCTCACTCCAATGGATTTTCATGAAATTGCTTCCTCGCTGGAACAGTTCTGTTCTGAGGcttcctgtcactgttttttttttttttgcacaacaaaCCTCTGCCAGAGGCCACATGTATAATTGAATCCTTGGCTTGTCCATCTCAGACGAGTGCTACCACAAAAACACGCCCAAACCTGTTCATTTACTACACAGATGTTGAATACATGGTGTTGTTTTCAGTCCAGGAGGCTGTTAAATCTCAGTTAAATCCATTTCTATTCTACAGTACATACAGATAGTCCCAACAGTGCTCCATTTGGACatgtaaattctgttttttttgttggttttttttcattatatatattGTCTTTCAGCAATAATATTCAGTggtatttacatttgaaatgattttacaTACAGTCAAACATTGtatctttttgtttaattgaCATCATATAAAACAACTGTAATCTTTGACATTATTTGTTATCTATTATTGAACATCACACAGTATAAAAGTGCATTCCAGCTGAAAACTGCAGCTCATTTGCATCCTGACCTTTAACGAGAACAAAAAGCCTGTCGCGGGAGTCTCTATGGTGTTAATATAATTTCATTACAGATCTATGGAAATTTTCATTTGGGCAGTACGAGTGTTCAGTGTGACGATGATTGCCTCTGTAGGTATTTTTATCGTTTTCAAAAATCATGCAAACTTTGTCCTCAAGACGTGTCAAGTGGGAttatgagggggggggggtgcataAAAAATAGGAGACTTCCATAAAAACATAGGAGATCAACAAGAGAGTCGTCATTACTCTGTATAGTAGATGGAATACTCATGGATGGTTTTGCTTTTATAATTTACTGTAATACAATCAAAGCCTTATGGTGTTCATCAGtccttttgtgtctgtgtctgtatttgtgtgtgaatcTTTGTAAACATACCAACACTCAACTACAAAATGCtgggagggatgagagaggtggtggtgggggatcACATCCgtaaatcatttaaatttttcACAATGTCTATTTTCCTTGTGggctgagaggagggagaatCTTTTGCAGGATTTAAAtgattcatcattttcatttggaaTGAAGTAGTGAGCTGAATAATTCACTTTTCTGCCACTGCAGTTGGAATAAAAAGTAACAGTTTCTGTACAATCGTCTCACTTTCCTGACCGTTTCGCTCTCCATACATCCATCCCGTCTCAATCACTtataatcaaatatatatatgtctCCTGCGTTATACTAGCTTCTGAACTTCCTTCTTAAATGTTTACTCTTGCACATCGTCCCGAAAACTAATGTTGCAGCTTATgtatcatcagtcatcagtctCATCTTTAAGTTGTCTCTGGGTACCACAGTTTCTCCCTGCCATCCTTGCTCCATCTTTGTTAAATATTCCCACGTAGACACTCGCACATACAAGTGCGTGCGTGCACTTTTGCTCGCTCATCCCTCACagacttctctctctcacacacacacacaaaaaaaaaacacacgcacacactcgcagacacaaagagcagaCCAACACGCGCAACGAGAAACGTcttccttcttgtttcctgctgtttctcATTCCATATGTGAGAGTTGGATTAAATCGAGTCTTGGATGtttgggttgtttttctttgtccaAACCGTTTAACAAATTGTTGCTGCCCCGAGCAGACGCAGCCTCTGCATTGTCTCAGTATCTGTGCTCAACCATATCAGCGTTTCAACACTTATTGCTTTAAATTACATCAATCACTCCCTCCCCTGCCCTTGCATTCTCCATCCTCCCTTGgctcatttttctctgtctctttttattactttgcctcttcatctttctctcctttAACTTCTTTTCACATTATTCTAGCTACTTGccttttcatcatcatcctcctaccctcccaccccccccccctttcctctcttACCCCCATTGCCCCTGTTTGTTCCATTTTTACCTGTCCTCAGTCTTTCCCCTCTTCTGCggcctgctctcctccctcttttttctccttcttctctggctcttctttcttttccttctccgTTTTGGAACCATCCTCAACTTTTTCCTtatctcccctctctttctccctgtctttgAAGAGTTGAGCTAATTTCTGGAACTGGGGACCCCACTCTTCCAGCCCTGCCCCCCATTCCTCCTTCTCTGCATCCTTCTCCCCCTCGCTCTCGAGCGAGCTGAGGGATCCGGCTCGGGACCCTGTGCCCTCCAGGCCGTACACCTGCACAGAGTCGTACGGTGGCTGTGATGGGTCAAAAGTGACCTGGGCAAGACGCAGACGTAGGAACTCACCCACCCTCAGTGCCAAGGAGGGACCCCCCGGCCCTGTTGCTCCTCTTGCAGCCTCCATTCCTGGAACCCAGTTGGCCCCAAAGCCCATCACTCCGCCATATGCTCCTCGAGGCTGCCCCGGGAAGGGGAAAAGCTGGGGGGTCATATCCCTCCTGCCCAAAACATAACCCCCCAGACCCACCCGATCACGCCAGTCCCCAATAAAGCCAGCTGCCTCTGGGTAGACAGATGATATCCCTCCGCCCTCCCTGTCTGGCCTCGCCACCACAAAGTTGCTCCCCATCTCCAGTCCTCCTCTCCCCAAGCTGCCGGGATAGTCCCTCTGTCCGGATATCTCCCCCTGCAGGACAGTGGCGTAGTTGCGTCCACTGGCGGGTTGCTGATGTCCATCTGTGATGTTCCCCCCACTTCCATTTCCACATCCatttccccctccccctcctcctccactgcctccGCTGGAGTCAGACTCAGCCTGGCCAGAGACCGTGCGGTTTGGGGACAAACCAGTGCGGGAAGCCCTGCGCCCCGCCATGGGGAGGGTAGCCGAGTCGCACACCCAGCCTCCCGCGCCGTGACCCTGGCCCATCAGGGAGCCGGATCGGGTCATGACGAGGTTGTGCTCCCTGGGTAATGTCTCCGACTGCACCTGGAGGGAACGTAGGCGAGCACGAGTGGTTTCAGTTTGGGACTGGGGGAGGGTGTGGTACTGTTAGGTTTGGTTACAGTAACACAAGATGGGATGAAGGATAATTCAATAAGAGGCATGATTAAAGCAGAAAGATGGGGGAGTGTAATGACGTAGTGCCCaaatggaggaaaagcagaAGATGGTGGTGATAAAAAATGATTGAGACGAAGGAGAGAGACATTGAGCAGAAGACAGTGGAAGAAAAGCAGAGTTGGAAGAAGCCATAGATATTAATTGAACACTAGAATGAGCTAACACTGCACTgtgagagggagatggagagggaagTGATCGAgagataaaatatttcaaaattaaataaagaaaggGCCAGACAGCCTTACAATGGcctaataaataaaacaaaacatagaaAAGATAATGAAGAGCAGGATATAAATGTGCTGATATGTCTGAATCATCATCTTCCCTCAGCATTGTCCTGGACATTTCTGCTACTGTAGAGAGATTAAAAAATACCATAGTGTTGCAGTCACTGCAATAATATCGTATATAAGGGGGACTGCAAacttaatgattattttatatttgcttAATTACTTTCTTACTTATTAGTTTGCTTATTTAACTGAATAATtaagtcattcattcatctttaatACTTTCTCCAATGCAGCCACCATTAATCAAGTCATTTAttccatttttaattcattattcaaTGCAACATCTATTACTCTTTCTGCTTCctgaaacatccatccatccatctgtccattcaTTAAACTGCGTTGCAGCACAGAAACCATTCGTATGGCAGTTTCGTCCCAATCGTGCAAGGAGAGAGACGGAACTCCTTGAATTTAAAGTGCATAAAATTTGCCTCTTTATTTGTCTCTACAGATCAATGCCAGAATGCCATTGCATGCTCATTATAGAGGTCAGCATATTAAAGATCAGCTGCATGATAATCCCAAGTTGTGCATTTGGTGTGAAAGCGGGGTCACTGCAATCCTTACCCAGTCCACATCTTGACTATGGTTCACTTTGTCCTCACTGCTGGCCTCAGTACAGTTGCTTGGATTTCCTGTCTCCCCTCCCCTGTCCTGGCTGTCACTGGTCCTCGGCGTTCCTCCGTCCGACGTGCTTACCCCACTTTGAGGTGCAGTCCCGTCGCGGCTTCCCGTTCGACTTCCTGTGCTGAGGTCCGTGGGAGGTATGTACACCGCCCCAGACTCCATGGCCCCTACCATGGCCCCCTGGTTCTGGATGACCAGAGAGTGGTCTGGCTGGCCTCCTGGAAAGCGATATCCCAACTCTGCCAGGCCTGGTTCAAATGTCCCACCTGGTGTGCGGCGGAGAACAGGCAAAGTGTGGCTGCTGTAACAGAGCCGGCCATAGAGAGGTCCTCCTGGTCCGGAATAGTTGTGATCCACCCCCGGATTCTGAGCCCAGCTATAAGTGCGAGCTTTTTCTGGGGCACGGTGAGTGTAACGTCTGTAAAACATGAGGTACAATCTCCATTTAACTTTGGTAAGTCTGGTTATTTTCGTGgcatttttacctttatttcaCAGCAAACAATAGGGAGACGCAGCAAATATAAGATACTGGTATGAATCAGACTGGAGCAGACTGGCAAAATATCTCTGCAATATTTCTGAGACCACAGTTTGTGTTGTTAGCATTATGTCCacattgtttattcatttgtcCAACATGGTGGGTAAATTAAAGGTGTGTTCCAGTGGAAAACAAAGTCAACACTGATACAGCTGAGGCCAAGATATCCTGAATTTTAGTCCCTGATATGAAGAGCAAATTACAAACTGTTGTAATGCGGCCGTATATAGAGAGAAAGATATAAATTTGGTGGAGTCTTTGCAAGATATGCAAGAATTACCACAAAGTTTAACCATCCACTCCTCTGTGACACGGTgtcaacaaaaatgaaacattaaaaactacACAAAGGTAGTATTTGTTGCCTGGATGTTGCAATGGATTGCATTAGATTTAGAAggtttttcatgttgttgtgtCCACCTCCATAAACTGCGAGAAGCAATTTCCGATAAACTAAAGGCAGCCTTTGTACTTGCTTATGGCCTCTCCATATGGTTTGCATGACTTCATCAGAGCTAATTATTAGTCCAAAGGCAATAACAATGTTTCACAGAAACATCAAAGTGGGTGCAAACAGCTCTCTGATGAAGCAGAGCGTGAACGAGCTTTAGCAAAATGAGCACAACAAAGTGGTCTCCAAGGTCTGTAAAGCTTGATAGCCCTCTGTCTCAGCATTTTGATCGGTGACTGAGTGTGACCTGGGAGTTAGGGCGCAATCAGCCGCTTAAGTATATCAATTAAGTGCTGGAtagaaataaaagcttttacTCTGACGTAGCAAATGTGTACCCTTCCTGATTAGCTTTTAGTGTGTAACAAGATATGCATGTAAACAACCAATGTTTTACATGGATGTATCACATCCAAACAAACTGGCCcacactctccctctgcctACTTACATATTCCTGCTGTCCAGTGTGCGATAGCCACGTGAGCGTGAGCTGTGCGGGGCACTCTGGAGTGCAGCAATGTCAAAGGCAGCAGTGTCGGCCTCGCCCCCGCCCTCGTCGTCGTACGTTATGATGTTCTCACGTACGTCGTCCTCCTCCAGCGGTGACAGGGAGTCGCGCTTCTGACGGCGCAGTGACAAGGACAGGGCACTCACCGCTGCAGAGGTGGGGGGCGGCAAGAATAAAGGATATTGAGGCATGGGAGAGAAATTGGCAAAAGAATGATGAACAAGGGAGAAGGGGGCAGAAGTCACAGGGGAAAtaaagggaaggaggaagaggagagagtgagtaAGGGAAACATTTTCAGGCAGACAAAgaggtgagacacacagagacaaaacaaatacagaagaaGCCTTGGGTTAGAGGGCTGGTATGTCATATCAGCAGGCTGCATGCCTCCACTGTGTAATTGACTTTGAGCTCCAGCCAGGCAAATGGACGCTTTACTCTCCCATGACTCCATGACTCTAATTCCATATTCCCAAGCCAGAGAGCTACATTTGACCCCTGGCTCTGAGCAAAGAGCCAAGCTATGGTGGCTCTTCAACAGTTGTCCATCAAAGCTACTTCTGATAAAATCCACCTGGAGAGATGGATTTGGCCTGCTAGTCATGCACTATTTGACATGAACTTTTGTTAAAGTCAAAATATTCATTGTGCATTAAGTGTGGAGATATACTTAGAATTTGGAATATGGAATACTAAAGGTCCAAAACGACCCCTGGGAAACCTACGGGAATGAGACTTgcagaaataatttttttagaaaGACACCTGATCCAAGAGGGACCCTGACAACATTCAAACcagatcaaaaaaaaaaaaagctgcattcatttttcaaacaaaggGTTTTTCTCATGAAGTGAACAAATGCAGGCTTTTGTTTCTAGCTAGCGAGGGTACGTTAATGCGCTGTGCTAAAGGTTCACGTGTTGGATGAAAAATCTAAACTCTGAACTATTTGATGTTTCCAGctgattcatttttaaatgacaatGCTGAAAAAGGTTTAGATAAATGTAGTTAACTGTAGGTCACGACACGCATTTGCGTTTGAGTTGCACGTTAGAGCAGATGAATATACTGTTTCTGTCCTTTAACTCTGGTGCTTTTGGTTTTGTAAAGACTACCAAAAAGCCAGCAACCTCTGAACTCTTGAGATAACGAGTATCTCTCTTATTAGAGCTCCATGAAACCTTTTAGGCATGCGGAGAAATCCAAATCTTGAAGGACTTAATATGTCAAGGTGCGCGTACGGCCTCGGTAGAGCCTTAATAATGTTGGAGGATGCATTATTTGATTTCCTTGGAACTAATCTAATGATCCCTGAAACGAGTGGGAAAACTCTAATCTTTTATAACGATTCGAGGGATCTTCTTCATGCCATGGTGAACATGTATTTCTCTCTTCATAGAATCCTCTGTGTTACATGAAGAGGGGCTACCAATTGGCTTCATATCTATCTCAGGTTTGCCAAGCCAATTTTTAATAACCAGATGGGATCCTGATGGAGCTGCTGTCGTAGCTTCTGAAAGAACATTTGGCATTTTGCAGAGCGCCCAGTTATGCTGCTTGGGATTAGCGCGCACCTCttacaaatgagaaaaataaaattggaCTGCCAGAAAACTCAAGCTCTAAATTGTGTTGCAGTTCGCAGCTCTTTAAAGCTACAAACTTGAGGTGAATGCTATAAAGTTGTGTCTATTTCCTGGTATAGTTTATGCCCTTGTCACTTAGAGAACTAAACTCTAAACTTCACCAAAAGCCACCGTGCATGATCACCTTCACGCCATGTTGCCTCTCCTTCCTGATTGAACTGGTCTCTTCCAGAATGATAATGCCCCTATCAACAAGGTGTGAGTAGTGATCCAACAGACTGAATAGAAATGACAATGATGCTGGCTGCAATCCAAAGCCTTCTCAGCACCTAGACATTATCCAATTGAGCATTTGAGTTTCTGCGAAGGTGGCAGTGACATTTTATTATGCCGCTATCAAAAAGCAAAGGGCCTAGATAATCACTCAGAATTGTTATTTTAGCAGTGATTAGTGCTGACCTTGGCAGAGGAGATAACTGGACCAAAATTGCGAGGAAAGGTAAACCCTGCTATTGAGCTGCTGTGACTAAGAGAAATATTTACGCTGCTGCTTCCATTATTTTCATATGCAGATTAAGCATCCAGGGATGTAGTGGAGGGTAAACAGCCCTAAACACTATTTActcatctttttatttatagattAGCATTAAACTCCTTTATAGGCAGTGAATCTTCATGAGATAACTTGACTATATGAATAATACTAAGGGCTGAAGTAAAAACGTGGTGTAGGTTATATAAGTGGGCATTTTTAAAGggacaaaaatacacatatatatcttttattttcactattGTTATTGTCTTATGTTGATCTCAGACTTCACTATGTATACTTGTATACTATGCATCAAAGTATTCACCCAATAGCGTGGCGACACAAGCCAGGATGGCGAGCAGGGCGGCGGTACTGAGCCCAGGGGAAGGCAGAGTGGACTGCTGAGGGAGACACACCGCCTCTCTTTCCCAGTCCCACTCGCCCTCGGCCTGTttgtccttctccttctccccgGCCCGTGCGCCTCCTCTCAGGCAGGGACAGACGGACACGGTGACCGTCCCAGTGCTGGTGAGGCCTGACGTCCCATCCCTCAGGACCAGCGGCACGTAGAGCGTCAGGGTGGAGGATGCGGAGCGG
Protein-coding sequences here:
- the LOC139214169 gene encoding cadherin-24 — encoded protein: MQPLGVKLGNRAADSHRDPLTESVHTAQTELSTAQYPADEDNTLVNNSHVLRLHPAPEWSHDIKDAGMQAVGPENGNGLVFEEAETEVEDEAHDQMERRGSRSRSRRSWIWNQFFVIEEYAGPEPVLIGRLHTDMDRNDGRTKYILRGEGAGSVFVIDEKTGNIHVTKPLDREEKDEYRLVATATDRQTDRALEPSSQFLIRVQDINDNPPIFDEGPYTATVPEMANIGTSIIQVTATDADDPTYGNSAKLVYTLVQGQQHFSVDPQTGILRTAVPDMDRETQDQYLVLLQAKDMGGHLGGLSGTTTVTVRLTDVNDNPPRFTQSMWSFSVSELAIPGAEIGRISATDADLGENAKLEYTILEGETGDTFNITGVNQEAVITLNKAVDYESRSSYSFSVEVLNPIVDPRFLRRGPFKDRASIRVAVLDADEPPRFSRARYHMDVSENCPPACTVGRVSAVDPDTGLTNNIRFSIDPQSDPEALFRITPDTGLITTAMELDREREHWHNITVIATQRDNPSQVSRVVVAIETLDLNDNAPELDRQYSTAMCDSSSIGQVVQVLRAIDRDEGGNDSTVYFSIPPESSAALNFSVRDSGGPTASLVLLSQLQPLSRSASSTLTLYVPLVLRDGTSGLTSTGTVTVSVCPCLRGGARAVCLPQQSTLPSPGLSTAALLAILACVATLLAVSALSLSLRRQKRDSLSPLEEDDVRENIITYDDEGGGEADTAAFDIAALQSAPHSSRSRGYRTLDSRNIRYTHRAPEKARTYSWAQNPGVDHNYSGPGGPLYGRLCYSSHTLPVLRRTPGGTFEPGLAELGYRFPGGQPDHSLVIQNQGAMVGAMESGAVYIPPTDLSTGSRTGSRDGTAPQSGVSTSDGGTPRTSDSQDRGGETGNPSNCTEASSEDKVNHSQDVDWVQSETLPREHNLVMTRSGSLMGQGHGAGGWVCDSATLPMAGRRASRTGLSPNRTVSGQAESDSSGGSGGGGGGGNGCGNGSGGNITDGHQQPASGRNYATVLQGEISGQRDYPGSLGRGGLEMGSNFVVARPDREGGGISSVYPEAAGFIGDWRDRVGLGGYVLGRRDMTPQLFPFPGQPRGAYGGVMGFGANWVPGMEAARGATGPGGPSLALRVGEFLRLRLAQVTFDPSQPPYDSVQVYGLEGTGSRAGSLSSLESEGEKDAEKEEWGAGLEEWGPQFQKLAQLFKDREKERGDKEKVEDGSKTEKEKKEEPEKKEKKEGGEQAAEEGKD